One Drosophila willistoni isolate 14030-0811.24 chromosome 2R unlocalized genomic scaffold, UCI_dwil_1.1 Seg167, whole genome shotgun sequence DNA segment encodes these proteins:
- the LOC26530060 gene encoding uncharacterized protein LOC26530060 — protein sequence MEMDYSTYAQLVGCANVEMPAPESFYPEINGGRPWSVMQNPEMPNQNVSGNFGQTHQIYENMSEGSHNTNVNRQNPSSYQGSGASAYRGMARERKRIREMQARNGLYSPMDDSARYRSGDGQSSSSNYSSYAANGMNGNSYW from the exons atGGAGATGGACTATTCAACATATGCCCAACTCGTTGGATGCGCAAACGTCGAGATGCCAGCACCCGAATCCTTTTATCCTGAAATTAACGGTGGCAGGCCTTGGAGTGTTATGCAAAATCCCGAGATGCCAAACCAAAACGTCTCTGGAAATTTCGGACAGACTCATCAAATCTATGAAAATATGTCCGAAGGCTCCCATAATACCAATGTGAACCGACAAAATCCGTCGTCCTATCAGGGGTCAGGTGCCTCGGCATACCGTGGTATGGCCCGTGAGAGAAAACGGATCAGGGAGATGCAGGCGCGCAATGGATTATA CTCTCCCATGGATGACTCTGCTCGTTACCGTAGTGGAGATGGGCAGTCTTCCAGCAGTAATTATTCTTCCTATGCGG CTAATGGTATGAACGGCAACTCTTATTGGTAA
- the LOC111519116 gene encoding uncharacterized protein LOC111519116, whose product MERGHKDLRYKLINKMRNRYPPRDAREIINKKIARRRNRRLQNMESNKHHVSWLYAKDKKLVRNHDDVEMFDLSKGSLRTRIPEGSSFQISISNLSYAVTIKDVHDLFSKCGPIIHASLVSPGKAVVVFDKHSEAVDACKAYNMRNFENRVMILSLHIIQKL is encoded by the exons ATGGAACGTGGACATAAAGATTTGcgatataaattaattaataaaatgaGAAATCGTTATCCTCCCCGTGATGCTCGagaaataattaataaaaagatTGCCCGTCGCAGGAACAGAAGGCTACAAAACATGGAATCAAACAAACACCATGTTAGTTGGCTTTAtgcaaaagacaaaaagttgGTTCG CAACCACGATGACGTCGAAATGTTTGACTTAAGCAAGGGCAGCCTCAGAACTAGAATACCTGAAGGCAGCTCCTTTCAAATTAGCATTAGTAATCTATCTTATGCTGTTACTATCAAGGACGTTCACGATCTCTTCTCCAAGTGTGGCCCAATAATTCATGCCAGCCTAGTTTCACCCGGAAAAGCGGTCGTTGTCTTTGATAAACATTCTGAAGCGGTTGATGCTTGCAAAGCATATAATATGCGTAATTTCGAAAATCGCGTTATGATACTGTCTCTCCATATAATACAAAagttataa
- the LOC6646706 gene encoding uncharacterized protein LOC6646706 produces MEYGNGYMQYQSMEGYGMSSPAEGYNQMGVTQMGGGQPRYYADQSGYGNGLQPQDESRNCQNGSAAFGGPGYRSPLRYSKALKEMNSRNGLYSPMDQQRVSGGRGDYYTLPGLGGNEGQMSYQSHSSGNSYY; encoded by the exons atggaaTACGGAAACGGTTATATGCAGTACCAGTCTATGGAGGGTTATGGCATGTCATCACCTGCGGAG GGCTACAACCAAATGGGTGTTACTCAAATGGGTGGTGGACAACCCCGATATTATGCCGACCAAAGCGGCTATGGTAATGGTCTTCAGCCTCAAGACGAGTCTAGGAATTGTCAGAATGGTTCGGCAGCATTTGGTGGACCCGGCTATCGCAGTCCTTTGAGATACAGCAAAGCATTGAAAGAGATGAACTCGCGGAACGGTCTATA TTCACCTATGGATCAGCAGCGTGTGAGCGGTGGTCGGGGTGACTATTATACCTTGCCGGGTCTCGGCGGAAATGAAGGCCAGATGTCCTACCAATCTCATAGCTCTGGAAATTCGTATTACTGA
- the LOC6646707 gene encoding dynein light chain roadblock-type 1: protein MSAEIEDIIKRFQNYPNVVGIIIVDLFAIPIKTTMDYNLTVHYATLVSNLLSKASKMVHSLDMTNELTSLRLRTSKHEVVIVPEENFFIIVVQNPSE from the coding sequence ATGTCAGCGGAAATCGAGGATATAATAAAACGTTTTCAAAACTATCCCAATGTTGTTGGGATTATTATTGTCGACTTGTTTGCGATACCCATCAAAACGACAATGGACTACAATTTGACTGTGCACTATGCGACCTTGGTCAGCAATCTCTTGTCAAAGGCCTCGAAAATGGTTCACAGCCTAGACATGACCAATGAATTAACATCGCTACGCCTGCGCACCTCTAAGCATGAGGTGGTTATCGTCCCGGAGGAGAACTTCTTCATTATTGTTGTGCAGAATCCATCTGAATAA
- the LOC6646708 gene encoding uncharacterized protein LOC6646708 yields the protein MEYAFNGLPNDSGAYHQTMDYDGHINQDPRKYTGIHQVADHSRFGFHYWPQSGSERYESENYQSSATLGGAGYRSPLRHGRFMREMNSRNGLYSPLEQSGRRGGPENYHTSLPGFGALETPTFKPGNTKSPW from the exons ATGGAATACGCCTTTAATGGACTTCCTAACGATAGTGGTGCCTATCATCAAACGATGGACTACGATGGACACATAAATCAGGACCCTCGA AAGTACACGGGCATCCATCAGGTAGCCGATCACAGTCGTTTCGGATTCCACTATTGGCCACAATCAGGATCTGAGAGGTATGAGTCCGAAAATTATCAATCTAGTGCTACGCTTGGTGGTGCTGGATATCGCAGTCCCTTAAGACATGGGCGTTTCATGAGGGAAATGAACTCGCGAAATGGACTATA CTCTCCACTGGAACAAAGTGGCAGACGCGGTGGCCCCGAAAATTACCATACTTCTCTGCCCGGCTTTGGAGCATTGGAGACACCCACTTTTAAGCCCGGCAACACAAAGTCCCCATGGTAG
- the LOC6646709 gene encoding phospholipase A1, whose product MQTVSCFAVFLLFLQLAQGKPSSNAIGIEGDYDVEMNEFMDLIPDPHERLPDDVGLRSDFSEEPEADDILVTLQDDEHAEAQHGMWNKCDNDLSQPKGIGKFLDLPFLKKIAKNLNPFANRQQLRMQFYLFKREFPQCGREMDFMNEKKWSQSGYNASLPTRIMIHGWMSQSRGSFNRDLKDAYLKRGDYNVIVTDWSTNSANINYFSVVKLIESFGAQLVQFTRELNRQFQANYDDMYLIGHSLGAQIAGAAGKRLHPEQYNTIFALDPAGPKFRHRSTEFRIDATDAKYVESIHTSGNFGFLRPTGSATFYPNYGLYQRSCYYLGCSHIRSYQMFAESINSIRGFWGTPCTRNQNKWQCDQSQRQSTQMGGEPSMRKNGIYYVKTSSSDPFALGR is encoded by the exons ATGCAAACTGTTAGCTGTTTTGccgtgtttttgttgtttttacaaCTAG CTCAAGGTAAGCCCAGCTCTAATGCAATTGGCATAGAGGGCGATTATGATGTCGAGATGAATGAGTTTATGGACTTAATACCAGATCCACATGAACGATTGCCCGATGATGTCGGACTACGATCCGATTTCTCTGAAGAGCCTGAAGCTGATGATATCCTGGTTACTCTTCAGGATGATGAACACGCTGAAGCCCAGCACGGCATGTGGAACAAATGTGACAACGATCTCAGTCAACCGAAGGGCATAGGAAAATTTCTCGATTTACCATTCCTTAAGAAGAttgcaaaaaatttgaatccCTTTGCAAATCGGCAACAACTTCGAATGCAGTTCTATTTGTTTAAACGGGAGTTTCCTCAATGTGGACGAGAAATGGATTTTATGAATGAGAAAAAGTGGAGCCAATCAGGGTATAATGCTTCTTTACCCACACGCATTATGATACACGGTTGGATGAGTCAATCTCGTGGTTCCTTCAACAGGGACCTAAAGGACGCCTATCTAAAACGGGGCGACTATAACGTCATAGTGACCGATTGGAGCACTAATTCTGCTAACATTAACTACTTTTCAGTCGTAAAGCTAATTGAAAGTTTTGGAGCTCAGCTAGTTCAATTCACACGGGAGCTAAACCGCCAATTCCAGGCCAACTACGATGATATGTACCTGATCGGCCATTCTCTGGGTGCCCAGATAGCCGGAGCGGCTGGAAAACGTCTCCATCCTGAGCAGTATAACACAATTTTCGCATTGGATCCGGCAGGTCCGAAGTTCAGACATCGCAGCACTGAGTTTCGCATTGATGCCACCGACGCCAAATACGTCGAGTCCATACACACTAGTGGCAACTTTGGTTTCCTTCGACCAACTGGCAGTGCCACCTTTTATCCCAATTATGGATTGTATCAGCGCAGTTGCTACTATCTGGGCTGTTCGCACATTCGTTCCTATCAGATGTTTGCCGAGTCCATTAATTCCATTCGCGGATTCTGGGGTACCCCATGCACACGAAACCAGAATAAATGGCAGTGCGACCAAAGTCAGAGGCAATCTACACAAATGGGTGGAGAGCCGTCGATGCGAAAAAATGGAATTTACTACGTAAAAACGTCTTCCAGTGATCCGTTTGCTCTAGGTAGATAA
- the LOC6646710 gene encoding lysophospholipid acyltransferase 7, which produces MSLDDVVYVLCLLGCIGAGSYIRRIQDEQQRKLISTGLGIIVIVVVSGFHSLHCFISLALGSACVLLVEPSKCHLVTFVVMFGYLVFFRLFDFYLSIPGHTNMIQMLLTLKVSGIAFEKTASWKRLMARDEQTQNENRDVNSETTIEITDYDVELQQLSAAEILHYSFNYIGVLTGPYYRYRTYRDYFEMPFKHYAPSVESTIEKLKYAVFYCSIYLTTNYIWPLEYALSDEFYNERSFVYRLLYVWPVFFVFRARIYTGLTLSECVCTMAGFGAYPEEADASNGEGPRKRYQHLKRNAEKLSYNFTTIVNTRVLEVEKCWTFREGMKHWNVCVQYWLAVNVYKLFPSKKYRTGATLLCSAYWHGFRPGHYFCIMGAPFYVALEDMWHKIVRKDATGLSRNVIDVIFWIFKWFAFSYLGTAFLLSSFSRIWHFYNSVYHIGYISWLAMILLGLYLTNLKKAAERRQKRKLETEASGDRESTAIKEKAQ; this is translated from the exons ATGAGCTTGGACGACGTTGTCTATGTCCTCTGCCTGTTAGGGTGCATTGGAGCCGGAAGCTATATAAGAAGAATTCAAGATGAACAACAGCGAAAACTTATCTCAACTGGTCTGGGAATCATAGTCATTGTAGTCGTTTCTGGCTTCCACAGTTTGCACTGTTTCATTTCACTGGCTTTGGGATCAGCATGTGTTCTTTTGGTAGAGCCCAG CAAGTGTCACCTTGTCACGTTTGTTGTCATGTTTGGATATTTGGTTTTCTTCCGACTCTTCGATTTCTATCTAAGCATTCCCGGGCATACGAATATGATTCAAATGTTACTTACACTTAAG GTCTCTGGCATAGCCTTTGAAAAAACGGCTTCTTGGAAGCGACTCATGGCTAGAGACGAACAGACACAAAACGAAAACCGAGATGTGAATAGCGAGACAACTATTGAAATTACAGACTATGATGTGGAACTACAGCAGCTGAGCGCTGCCGAGATTCTGCATTACAGCTTTAATTATATTGGAGTGCTAACGG GTCCATACTATCGCTATAGAACATATCGCGATTATTTCGAGATGCCGTTCAAGCATTATGCCCCAAGCGTTGAGTCCACTATTGAAAAGCTTAAATATGCTGTGTTCTACTGTAGTATTTATCTCACTACCAACTATATTTGGCCTCTTGAA TATGCCCTAAGTGACGAGTTCTACAATGAGCGATCCTTTGTCTACCGCTTGTTATATGTTTGGCCAGTATTCTTCGTTTTCCGGGCACGCATTTATACAGGTCTCACGCTCAGCGAATGTGTATGCACCATGGCTGGATTCGGCGCTTACCCTGAAGAAGCAGATGCTAGCAATGGCGAAGGACCTCGAAAGCGTTATCAGCATCTAAAAAGAAATGCCGAGAAACTTAGCTACAATTTCACCACTATAGTCAACACTCGAGTGCTCGAAGTGGAAAAGTGTTGGACTTTCCGCGAGGGAATGAAACATTGGAACGTATGTGTTCAGTATTGGCTGGCAGTGAATGTGTACAAGCTTTTCCCCAGTAAAAAGTACAG AACTGGCGCCACTCTGTTATGTTCAGCCTATTGGCATGGGTTCCGACCGGGACACTATTTCTGCATTATGGGTGCTCCATTCTATGTAGCATTGGAAGATATGTGGCATAAGATAGTGAGAAAGGATGCAACTGGCCTAAGCCGCAATGTGATTGATGTAATTTTCTGGATATTTAAGTGGTTTGCGTTTAGTTACTTGGGCACTGCCTTCCTGTTGTCTTCATTTAGTCGCATTTGGCATTTCTACAACTCGGTCTATCACATTGGATACATAAGCTGGTTGGCAATGATTTTGCTTGGATTGTATCTGACAAACTTAAAGAAAGCAGCAGAACGTAGACAGAAACGAAAACTAGAAACTGAAGCTAGTGGAGATAGGGAATCCACTGCTATCAAGGAAAAAGCCCAATAG
- the LOC6646711 gene encoding RING finger and CHY zinc finger domain-containing protein 1 has translation MKNRQRQRRISLNENYHNGNKHLSNSYNNNNNNNIDIQIFTNTKEPNQVNLNSYLASATVTTTIATTTSSEGHNPCPISASPATDTATEIPQEKHLKQQQQQETYIIMSPTIAAHSSSSISSIATYYSSAKLRKSHSTPILQYCDGSNVGQQAPDSKKLNASCGLTSTHQQLKVQQQHQLHHDQFSRFIGNETGNSVNCNNNSDSNNIANATPESLRFGCTHYKRRAMFVTPCCSKFYKCRFCHDENETSHHFDRKTLTELICSECNTRQKVQEQCEKCGVRFGKYTCLICNLFDDADKQQFHCHGCGICRIGGADNFFHCEVCNMCLPIQLKIDGHRCVENISRSNCPVCLGDIHTSRIPCHIPDCGHLLHKLCFDQLLASGHYTCPTCQTSLIDMTALWEYLDAQALRMPVSLKYENQRVHIFCNDCHKTSKTKFHFIGLKCAHCGAYNTTQDVKRRLSLVTDEPSSA, from the exons ATGAAGAATCGACAACGGCAGCGGCGAATATCGCTAAATGAAAACTACCACAACGGCAACAAACACTTGagcaacagctacaacaataataacaacaacaacattgatatacaaatttttaccAATACAAAAGAACCCAATCAagtcaatttaaattcatatttGGCGTCAGCAACAGTGACAACGACAATAGCAACAACGACCTCGTCGGAGGGTCACAATCCGTGTCCGATATCAGCATCTCCAGCTACAGATACAGCCACTGAGATACCACAGGAAAAACATctaaagcaacaacaacaacaagagacATATATTATTATGTCGCCCACTATAGCGGCACATTCTTCCTCCTCCATATCATCCATCGCCACTTACTACTCGTCGGCCAAATTACGAAAATCGCACTCCACACCGATTCTTCAATACTGCGACGGCAGCAATGTTGGGCAACAAGCCCCGGAttcaaaaaaactaaatgccAGTTGTGGCTTAACTTCCACCCATCAGCAGCTTAAGGTGCAACAACAGCACCAGCTCCATCATGATCAATTTTCACGGTTCATCGGGAACGAGACTGGCAACAGCGTCAACTGCAATAACAATTCCGATTCCAATAATATAGCAAATGCGACACCAGAGTCATTGCGCTTCGGATGCACACATTATAAACGTCGAGCCATGTTTGTG ACGCCCTGCTGTAGTAAATTCTACAAGTGCCGTTTTTGCCACGATGAAAATGAAACGTCGCATCATTTTGATCGCAAGACGCTCACAGAACTAATTTGTTCGGAGTGCAACACACGACAAAAAGTCCAGGAGCAGTGCGAAAAGTGTGGAGTACGCTTTGGAAAA TACACTTGCCTCATTTGCAATCTATTCGACGATGCGGATAAGCAGCAATTTCATTGTCATGGATGCGGCATCTGCCGCATTGGCGGAGCTGACAATTTCTTTCATTGCGAAGTTTGCAACATGTGTCTGCCGATACAGTTAAAGATTGATGGTCACAGG TGCGTTGAGAACATTTCACGGTCTAATTGTCCTGTATGTTTAGGCGACATTCATACTTCCCGCATTCCATGCCATATTCCCGACTGCGGCCATTTGCTCCACAAGTTGTGCTTTGATCAATTGTTAGCATCTGGTCACTATACCTGCCCCACGTGTCAGACCTCACTGATCGATATGACGGCACTTTGGGAGTATTTGGATGCCCAGGCCTTGCGCATGCCCGTGTCGCTAAAATACGAGAACCAGCGTGTGCACATTTTCTGCAACGATTGTCACAAG ACGTCCAAAACGAAATTCCACTTCATCGGCCTTAAGTGCGCACACTGCGGCGCCTACAATACCACGCAGGATGTAAAGCGTCGACTATCTCTGGTTACCGATGAGCCTTCCTCGGCATGA